Proteins from one Enterobacter bugandensis genomic window:
- the gloA gene encoding lactoylglutathione lyase has protein sequence MRLLHTMLRVGDLQRSIDFYTNVLGMKLLRTSENPEYKYSLAFVGYGPETDEAVIELTYNWGVDSYELGTAYGHIALEVDNAAEACERIRSNGGNVTREAGPVKGGTTVIAFVEDPDGYKIELIEAKDAGRGLGN, from the coding sequence GCGTTGGCGATCTGCAACGTTCTATCGATTTCTACACTAACGTCCTGGGCATGAAGCTGCTGCGCACCAGCGAAAACCCGGAATATAAATACTCGCTGGCGTTCGTGGGTTACGGCCCGGAAACGGATGAAGCGGTCATTGAACTGACCTACAACTGGGGCGTGGACAGCTATGAGCTGGGCACCGCCTACGGCCATATCGCGCTGGAAGTGGATAACGCGGCCGAGGCGTGTGAACGCATTCGCAGCAACGGCGGTAACGTCACGCGCGAAGCCGGCCCGGTAAAAGGCGGCACCACCGTTATTGCCTTTGTAGAAGATCCGGACGGTTACAAGATCGAGCTGATTGAAGCCAAAGACGCGGGTCGCGGTCTGGGCAACTGA